In the Vibrio agarivorans genome, AACACCATAAAGGACTCATTCGATCTCATGAAACAGGTTTTGCCTTTGTCTACAGGGTGATCGACATTGTGCTGGTCCTGTGCACGCTCTTTTTCCTCAACGAGGTCTATCTCTCTGCCTTCAGTAAAGACTATGTGTTACTTGGTGCGCTTGGCACTTTAACCTACTTTTTGGTGGCTGAAAGTAGTCATCTCTACCGCTCTTGGCGAACGACGACACTCAAAGCGCACATATTTAACACTCAGCTGTGTTGGTTTGTTGCGGCTGTGACCATCATGACCGTGCTCTATTTCACCAAATCCAGTGAGAGCTTTTCACGTATTGTACTTGGCGGTTGGTTTGTTCTAACACCAGTTCTATTAATGTTTTGGCGTGTGGCACTGAGATTGTTTTTGCAATCGGCTCGTAAGCGAGGCTTCAATGCCCGCCGAGCGATTATCGTCGGACACACACAACAAGGCGTTGCACTGGCACAAGAGCTCGAGTCACACACCCATCATGGGGTGATTTTCGAAGGCTTCTACGATGAGAGACAGAAAGATCGCACCCAAGTCGAGTCAAATTATCGTATCTATGGCAATGTCGAAGAGGCACTCGAACTGGCTAAATCCGGCGATATTGATTACGTCTACATTGCGATGCCGATGCACGCCAATGAACGTATTGCCAAGTTTTTAAACCAATTCTCTGACACCACCGCAAACACCTATCTTGTTCCTGATTTCTTTACCTATAACCTGCTGCACTCACGCTGGGATCAAATCGGCAATGTCCAAACACTGAGTGTTTTTGATACGCCGTTTGTGGGCATCTCATCTTGGGTTAAACGCTTAGAAGACATCATTCTGACATCACTCATTCTCGTACTTATCTCTCCGGTGTTATTGGTTGTCGCTTTAGCGGTGAAACTCACTTCTCCAGGCCCAGTGATCTTTAAGCAACATCGTTACGGACTCGATGGGCGTAAAATTAAAGTTTGGAAATTTCGCTCTATGACCACGATGGAGCAAGGTAGCGATGTCAAACAGGCCACAAAAAACGATCCGCGCATCACGCCCGTTGGCCGCTTTATCCGCCGCACATCTCTTGATGAACTTCCTCAGTTTTTCAATGTGTTACAGGGGTCTATGTCTATCGTCGGCCCTCGTCCACACGCGGTTTCTCACAATGAAGAGTATCGTCAAATCGTCGACCGCTACATGCTGCGTCACAAAGTAAAGCCAGGGATCACTGGCTGGGCACAAATTAATGGCTATCGCGGCGAAACCGACACGCTCGATAAAATGGAAAAGCGCGTCGAGTTTGATTTGGCCTATATCCGCGAATGGTCAGTTTGGATGGACATCAAGATTGTCTTTCTCACTGTATTCAAAGGCTTTACCGGCAAGAACGCCTATTGATCAACAAGGTGGTTGGCATGCAAGTAACATTACTGAACAAGTCAAAATGCGCTCTACTCATACTCAGCACGCTAGTGAGTGGCAGTGTGTTAGCAAGACCATTTAATTATCAGTTTGATAAAGATGACGCGCAGGGGTTTTCTCCTTTCGTTGACGCTGAGCTGGGGTATAACAGCAACGTGACCCATGCCAATGACAACGAAATCGACTCTGGATTCGTTACGGTAACTCCAGGTGTCGACTACACCTACCGCACAGGTGAAAGCCGCTTGAGTGCCTTATATATCGCTGATGGAGGCTACTACTTTGATAGTTCAGATGACAACTACTTTGACCAGTACCTTGAACTCAACGGTGCACTGCAATTCAACATTCGCCATCGTCTTAACCTGATTTACGGTTTTTATGACACCCATGAAGAGCGTGGTCAAGGGCTGACTGAAGGGATCAGTCGACTGGTTAACGATACGATCGAGTATCAGCAACAGCAGTTCTTAGCCGACTACACCTTTGGTGCTAAGCAAGCCAAAGGACAGATAAAGCTCCACGCGGGATTAGAAACTCGCGAATATCAAAACTACCGCACCATCGATAGCGATACAGGAACAAAATACAACGACTATGAGCTCATCAGTTATGGCGGCCGCTTCCTCTACCGCATCAAATCTGGTGCGCAGGCGTTTATTAGTGTGCAGCGTGAAGATAAACAATTTGACTACGCCGCACGCGAGCTTGCCAAACGCGACAATATCTCTGATTACTACGCCGTCGGTGCCCTTTGGCAGCTCACTGGGAAAACCCAAGGTGAAGCCTCTATCGGCTATCAAACTAAAGACTTCGACGACAACAGTTTTGAAGACTTTTCAGGCTTAAGTTGGCGCGCAAACTTAACTTGGCAACCTAAACAACAAACCAAGTTCAAGTTAAGGACTTCTCAATCCGCCGAAGACCCAGATCAATATGGTGGCTACACCGATGAAACGTATTTCGGCCTTGCATGGGCGCAACAGTGGCGCGATCGCCTAATCTCTACCGTCGGCGCCTCTTGGGAAGGGGATGACTTCAACGGTGGGGGCTACGATGGTCGCGAGGATGATCTCACCACCTTACTGTTTAAACTTCGCTACCAATTTAGTCGCCAGTTTAGCTTTGGCGCTCGTTATGAATACGAAGACAAAAGCTCGAACGTTTCTGACATCGAATACTCTCAACACATCATCGGCTTCTTTTCTCAGGTCGAGTTTTAATCAATAGGTCTCGCTATGCAACGTATGCTAATACTGATGCTTTTCCTGCTCTCACCTTGGGCTGTGGCCAATCAAGCAGATTATCGCCTTGGAGCAGGCGATCGCATCCAAATCAAGGTTTATGGTGAATCTGACCTCTCTTTTGATGAGCTATTTATCACCTCAACCGGTCAGTTTGAATATCCCTACATTGGCCGAATTACCGCGATAAACAAAACAACTAGAGAGCTTACTGAACAGATCACTCGCGAGCTCAAAGGGGACTATCTTGTCGACCCTAAAGTAATGGTCTCCATCCTCTCATTTCGCAAAATTTATGTGAATGGCGAGGTGAAAAAGCCCGGTGGCTATGAATATCAACCGGGCCTCACGATTGATAAAGCCATCGCGCTTGCAGGAGGCTTCACTGACCGTGCTGCGCGCAGCAAAATCTCTGTCACCAATAACACGACCGGGAATGACACCCTTAAAGCCAGACTGTCTAACCAAGTTCAGCCTGGCGACATTATTACGATTGAAGAAAGCTTCTTCTAAACCAAAGCGAAATAAGAATGGAATCGAAACAAAACACCTTCACTATTGAGCCGACCGTGATAGATGTCAGCCGTTACTTCACTGCACTGAAGCGCAGAATGCTACTGATCTTGCTCATTGTTGCGGCTCTCAGCAGCGCGACTTATCTTGTCACGCGCCAAATGTCGCCAATCTACTCGGCGACCACCACGCTGCTTATCGAGTCTAAACCAAAGTCAGCCATTTCAATTGAAGAGATCGTCGGTGTCGATGCCAGTAAGCAGGAATACTATCAAACTCAGTATGAAATCATGCGTTCGAACCAAGTTGCCGAGCGCGTTATCAACCAGTTTCAACTCGATTTTAACCCGGAGTTTAACGGCGAACTTCAGACATTTAGTATCAAAAACACGATT is a window encoding:
- a CDS encoding undecaprenyl-phosphate glucose phosphotransferase, translating into MNKHHKGLIRSHETGFAFVYRVIDIVLVLCTLFFLNEVYLSAFSKDYVLLGALGTLTYFLVAESSHLYRSWRTTTLKAHIFNTQLCWFVAAVTIMTVLYFTKSSESFSRIVLGGWFVLTPVLLMFWRVALRLFLQSARKRGFNARRAIIVGHTQQGVALAQELESHTHHGVIFEGFYDERQKDRTQVESNYRIYGNVEEALELAKSGDIDYVYIAMPMHANERIAKFLNQFSDTTANTYLVPDFFTYNLLHSRWDQIGNVQTLSVFDTPFVGISSWVKRLEDIILTSLILVLISPVLLVVALAVKLTSPGPVIFKQHRYGLDGRKIKVWKFRSMTTMEQGSDVKQATKNDPRITPVGRFIRRTSLDELPQFFNVLQGSMSIVGPRPHAVSHNEEYRQIVDRYMLRHKVKPGITGWAQINGYRGETDTLDKMEKRVEFDLAYIREWSVWMDIKIVFLTVFKGFTGKNAY
- a CDS encoding outer membrane beta-barrel protein — translated: MQVTLLNKSKCALLILSTLVSGSVLARPFNYQFDKDDAQGFSPFVDAELGYNSNVTHANDNEIDSGFVTVTPGVDYTYRTGESRLSALYIADGGYYFDSSDDNYFDQYLELNGALQFNIRHRLNLIYGFYDTHEERGQGLTEGISRLVNDTIEYQQQQFLADYTFGAKQAKGQIKLHAGLETREYQNYRTIDSDTGTKYNDYELISYGGRFLYRIKSGAQAFISVQREDKQFDYAARELAKRDNISDYYAVGALWQLTGKTQGEASIGYQTKDFDDNSFEDFSGLSWRANLTWQPKQQTKFKLRTSQSAEDPDQYGGYTDETYFGLAWAQQWRDRLISTVGASWEGDDFNGGGYDGREDDLTTLLFKLRYQFSRQFSFGARYEYEDKSSNVSDIEYSQHIIGFFSQVEF
- a CDS encoding polysaccharide biosynthesis/export family protein, with protein sequence MQRMLILMLFLLSPWAVANQADYRLGAGDRIQIKVYGESDLSFDELFITSTGQFEYPYIGRITAINKTTRELTEQITRELKGDYLVDPKVMVSILSFRKIYVNGEVKKPGGYEYQPGLTIDKAIALAGGFTDRAARSKISVTNNTTGNDTLKARLSNQVQPGDIITIEESFF